Proteins co-encoded in one Leucobacter exalbidus genomic window:
- a CDS encoding FMN-dependent NADH-azoreductase, with protein sequence MPVLLQIDSALADAESRTRQLTADLARSWAARGDSFDVVTRDLHADQPPHLSQRAQHWPPHLRGAAAEAGGTLADGGAELDAATAGLQDALIAELITADVVVIGAPMYNYNMASTLKAWVDLVHVPGVTAPFGGPDAPAAPLRGKPVVIITAQGGPLEPGIEDFVTAPLSHLLGTVFGMDVHVVGTSRTLAGMIPELGAEEAAAAFAAASTEAARLGSTLLS encoded by the coding sequence ATGCCCGTACTGTTGCAGATCGATTCGGCGCTCGCAGATGCCGAGTCGCGCACCCGCCAGCTCACAGCTGACCTGGCGCGCTCGTGGGCGGCCCGCGGTGACTCGTTTGACGTCGTGACGCGCGACCTGCACGCCGATCAGCCGCCGCACCTTTCGCAGCGGGCGCAGCACTGGCCGCCTCACCTGCGGGGCGCGGCCGCCGAAGCTGGCGGCACGTTAGCCGACGGGGGTGCCGAGCTCGACGCGGCGACTGCTGGGCTGCAAGACGCGTTGATCGCCGAGCTGATCACGGCCGACGTCGTGGTGATCGGCGCACCGATGTACAACTACAACATGGCGTCGACGCTGAAGGCATGGGTAGACCTGGTGCACGTGCCGGGCGTGACGGCGCCGTTTGGTGGACCCGATGCTCCCGCCGCTCCGCTGCGCGGAAAGCCCGTCGTGATCATCACGGCGCAGGGCGGTCCGCTCGAACCCGGCATTGAAGACTTCGTGACGGCGCCGCTGAGTCACCTGCTCGGCACGGTGTTTGGGATGGATGTGCACGTGGTGGGCACGAGCCGCACGCTTGCCGGGATGATCCCTGAACTGGGTGCCGAGGAAGCCGCGGCGGCATTTGCGGCCGCATCGACTGAAGCGGCGCGACTGGGGTCGACGCTGCTGAGTTGA
- the dcd gene encoding dCTP deaminase, producing the protein MLLSDRDIQAELASGRIGLTPSEPEMVQPSSVDVRLDRFFRLFDNHKYAVIDPSVDQPELTRHIEVDPEEGFILHPGEFVLGSTYEQVSLPDDIAARLEGKSSLGRLGLLTHSTAGFIDPGFTGHVTLELSNVATLPIRLWPGMKIGQLCFFQLSSPSERPYGSGATFSRYLGQRGPTASRSHLNFHRADVTASDAGAPEA; encoded by the coding sequence GTGCTGCTTTCAGACCGCGATATTCAGGCCGAACTCGCTTCAGGGCGAATCGGACTCACCCCGAGCGAACCCGAGATGGTTCAGCCCTCGAGCGTCGATGTGCGCCTCGACCGCTTCTTTCGACTCTTCGATAACCACAAGTACGCGGTCATCGACCCGTCGGTTGATCAGCCCGAGCTGACCCGTCACATCGAGGTCGATCCCGAAGAGGGGTTCATTTTGCACCCCGGCGAGTTCGTGCTCGGTTCGACGTACGAGCAGGTGAGCCTGCCCGACGACATCGCGGCGCGCCTCGAGGGCAAGAGCTCGCTCGGCCGACTGGGCCTACTGACCCACTCCACCGCGGGCTTCATTGATCCCGGGTTCACCGGTCACGTCACGCTCGAACTGTCGAACGTGGCGACCCTGCCGATTCGCCTGTGGCCCGGCATGAAAATCGGCCAGCTGTGCTTCTTCCAGCTGTCGTCGCCCTCTGAACGCCCATACGGCTCGGGCGCGACCTTCTCGCGCTACCTCGGCCAGCGCGGCCCCACGGCCTCGCGCTCGCACCTCAACTTCCACCGCGCTGACGTCACCGCGAGCGACGCTGGCGCCCCCGAGGCGTAA